In Desulfurella sp., the sequence GTTAAATACTTAATAGTATAGTTTTCATCTTTTAGCTTTTCTGCATATAAATTATCATATATTGCTTTTGAAATTTTAAATGAATATTTTTTGTTGATACCTTTTTCATTCATAAGATTAAAATACTTCTGTACGGAAAAAGGTAAATTATAAATATCTACTTCACCTTCTTTTTTTGCCATATACGAAAGAGAGCTTTTCAAATTGTCGAGATCATTTTTAATGCTTTCTACAATATCTTGAAGTGGATTTTTAGTAGCACTTTTTAGTAAATTTTCCAGCTCTAAAATCTTTTTTTCCAGATCCTGTTTGGGAGTGTCAGTGGTTTGTGATTCGACCAAGCTTGCAAAGTTATTTTTTTTGCTTTCTTGCTTGTGTTCTACTGCTGCTGTTACTTCGATAACTTCTCTTTTAAAAAATGAAAAAAAAGACCCTTTTTTTATCTTTCTTGTTGATAAAATAACAGCTTCTTCTCCTAATTCTTTTTTTATCTTTCTTATGGCTTCCTGAAGGTTGTTTGCTTCGAATGTTTTTATTATCATAATTCGATTGTGCCTAAAGTTTTAATTTCAACATTATTGGTAATTTCTGAATAAGAAAGCACTGCGATTCTTGGAAAAAATTTTTCAAGAAAAGCTTTAAAATGCCTTCTTACTCTTGGAGATGTAACAATAATAGGTTCAATACCAATTTCTGCAACCTTAGCAATTTGATTTTGCGTAGATTGAATAAGCTTATCAGCAATATTTGGAGGCAGATTCATATAAGAATAACCGCTTTCTTCTTTAATATTTGCGCTTAATATACCTTCTGCACTTGAGCCAAGCAAAATTACATTTAAAACATTATTTTCATCTTTGTATTTATTTGTAATGTGATAGGCAAGGGCACTTCTTACGTATTCTGTTAACAAATCCAGATCTTTAGTGTGGGGCGCCCAATCTGCAAGTGTTTCAAAAATTGTCAGTAAATCCCGTATAGGCACTTGCTCTTTTAGGAGGTTTTTTAACACCTTATGCACCTGTCCTAAAGTTAAATACTGTCCTAATTCTTCTATGACTTTTGGATAATCAACTTTTAAGTTTTCAAGTAATTTACTTGCATCCTGGCGCGTAAATATGTCATAAATATTTCTTTTTATTAGCTCGGTTATGTGGGTAATGATGACAGTAACTGGATCAACTACGGTGTAACCTGCCAATATTGCTTCATTCTTTTTTTCCTTTTCTATCCATATTGCTTGTAAGTTAAACGCTGGTTCTTTAGTGCTTATTCCTTCTATTTGTTTTAATGGAGCAGGCGACATAGCAAGTAATTTATCAGGTTCAATCCTGTATTTACCTACTTCAATGCCTTTGATTAAAAAAATATACTCATTTTTGTCTAAAGTAAGATTGTCCCTTATTCTAATAGAAGGTATTATAACACCAATATCTAAGGCTAGCTGTTTTCGCATTAATTTTATTCTATTTAGCAAATTAGCACCTTCTGTTTCTTCCGTTAAATGTATCAAGCCGTAGCCTATTTCAAGCTCTAGTACATTAATTTTCATTGCTTCTTCGATATTTTCTTCAACTATGGGAGCTTGCGATTGTTCTTGGACTATTTTTTCTTCTTCTTCAATAGCTGCACGATTTTTTTGAGAAATAGAATAAGCTAGGTAAGCAAAAATAACTGCTAGTAGAATCAATATTATATGAGGCATGCCTGGTATTAATGCAAGAATAGCCAAAATAGCAGCAGATAAATACAAAGCTTTGTATTGTTTTGTAAGCTGGTTAATCAAATCAGGTGCAAGACTTTCTTCGCTTGAGCTTTTTGTAATTACAATACCTGCAGCTGTGGAAATGATCAAAGCAGGTAGTTGTACAACAAGGCCATCACCAATAGTAAGTACAGTGTATCTGCTAGCTGCCTCTGATAAACTCATTTTATGTTGAAGTACGCCAATAATTATACCGCCTATTATGTTAATAAAAGTTATTAAAAGACCCGCTATTGCATCGCCTCTTACAAACTTGCTTGCACCATCCATAGCTCCGTAAAAATCTGCTTCTTTGGCTATTTCCTGTCTGCGTTTTTTTGCCTCTGCTTCAGTTATTACGCCTGAATTTAAATCAGCATCTATACTCATTTGTTTTCCAGGCATTGCATCCAAAGTAAAGCGTGCTGCAACTTCTGCAACTCTACCTGCACCTTTTGTTATTACAACAAAATTTATTATTACCAATATAATGAATATTATAAAACCAACAACATAGCTTCCGCCAACAACAAAGTAGCCAAAAGTTTTTATAAATTCTCCAGCTGCATCGGCACTTTGAGCACCATGAAGCAAAATTGCTCTTGTAGTTGCAATACTTAAAGACAACCTAAATAAGGTAACAGTCAAAAGTATTGTAGGAAAAGTCGATATATCCAGTGGTCTTTGTGTATAAATACTTACAAAAAAAATAAGCAATGCAGAAGCAAAAGAAATAGTTATAAAAAAATCAAGCAAAAAAGGTGGCAATGGTACAATTAAAACCGTAAGGATAATAATTACTGCAAGAAGTATAAGGAAATCGCTAAATCGTGTAATTTGATCCATTAAACTAAGTTCTTTCTCCAAAAATTCCCCTTCCAATGCGTATAATAGTTGAGCCTTCTTGTATTGCTATACGAAAGTCATCACTCATACCCATCGATAACTCGCTCAAAGTAGAACAAATGCTTTTCTTTAAATCTTCAAATATTGATTTCATATCCCTAAAAGCTTTTCTAATTTCACTTTCTTGGGCTTGTGGCCCAATGCACATAAGACCGTATAGTTTTAGATTTTCAAAATTAACTATTCTCTTTGCAGCATCTAAAACTTCATTTTTAGAAAAGCCAAATTTTTTTGGATCATTTGCAATGTTTATTTCAAGCATAATATTAATAATTTTATTTTGAGCTTGAGCATATTTATCAAGCTTTTCTGCAAGTTCTATTGAGTCAACACTATCAATATAGTCAAAATAGCTAACTGCTTTTTTGGCTTTATTTAACTGAAGGTGTCCTATTAAATGCCACTGAATATCTAAATTGTCTGCTTTTGCAAGTTCAATTTTTTCAATTGCTTCCTGGACTCTGTTTTCCCCGAATATTTTTTGAGAGCACTCATAAGCTTTTTTTACAGCTAAATAGCTAAAGTTTTTTGAAACCGCTATTAATTTGACATTTGGATTTAAAATTTCCAATTCCTGTTTTATCTTTTTTAAGTTTTCACAAATATTTTCCATAAAAAACTCCTTTTTACGATTATACTTTTGCTTTAAAATAAGTCAATTATTTATATGGTGTATAGTTGACAAATTCCGTATAAAATAGTATAAAAACTTTGGCTAAATGCCCCGATAGCTCAGAAGGATAGAGCACAGGATTCCTAATCCTGGTGCCGCAGGTTCGATTCCTGCTCGGGGCACCAGTATTTTTAATTATGAAATGCTACAAACATGAAAACATTGATGCAGTAGCAACGTGTAGAGATTGCGGCAGAGGTTTATGTAGTCAATGTGCAAATAAATACTTTATACCTTTGTGCGATTACTGCTTTTTAAATAGAGCAAATAGAGATTATAATTTTTACAAGAAAGCAATTGTGATTGATTTGGCTTATTTTATTGTATTGGTTATATCCACAATTTTTGTTATGAAGACTTACTATTTACCCCATGCATCTAATCTTTTTATGGAATATACTTTAGATAACGATTCGAAAGAATTAGTAAATAGACTATTTAATGTGGAGCTTAAAAATCCAATTTATCTTTCTTATATTGTTATATTAGGATTCTACTGGTGGAAATACCTTTTTAAAAGAATTTCCTGGCGCATATTTTTATACGCTCATGTAATAGAAAAAGTGTTTTATGGAGCTATTATATTTGGGAGCTACTTAATTATGGCGATATTTTCGCCAATATTTTTTATTGTGATGGTTATTATTTTAACTTTTAAGATAATAAAAGACAAAAATAACATAGAGCGTTTAAACAATATGATATTTAATATAAAATCTCAAATATAATTTTTTTGAAGTGGACCTCTGCTACAATTTACTGGATTATAAAAAATGAGTTCTGTTTTGCTGAAATGCCAGCAAAACCAGTAATCCTGAAGCGTCAATTACTGTCATCCTGAAACGCAATTTTTTGTCATCCTGAGGCGTTAATTACTGTCATCCTAAAGCGTAAGCGAAGTCAGTCATCCTGAGCGTAAGCGAAGGATCTACTTTATACCACTTTAAGTGATGGAGATTCTTCGGGCGTTGCCCTCAGAATGACTAAGGGTAGTGTCATCCTGAGCGTAAGCGAAGGATCTACTTCGTGCCGCTTTAAAGTGGTAAGATTCTTCGCTTCGCTCAGAATGACGTGTGGGGGTCAAATGGTGGGATTCTTCGCACACCTTCGTGTGCTCAGAATGACGAGAAGGATGTCATACTGAAAAGTTAGCGGAAGGTGGAAGCAAAAAATTACAAATGCTATCTTTGATTACGTTTACGCTTTCTACAATTCTGTGAGATTATATTCATACTTGAACTACAAAAGCCCTAAACAGAATCTTAAAGAATTTAAGAAAAGGCGGGAAAATAAAAATAACCTTAACTTTTGATGTGAAAAAATATAGGTTTTTAAAGCAATCATTGAATTTTTAGGCAATTGAAAAATGTATAAAAATATGGTAAATAACGAAAATGATACAAAAAATTAGACATTTTAATGTTATTTTTATAGTATTAATTTTATCTTTTTTAATCTCTGGATGCTCGGGTGGCTTGAATATTTCTTCAAAATCAATCCCTAAATTGCAATCCGACTTGGCTAAAATAGATGAACCTGTTGGCGTTATAGATGAAGGTTGGCATACTGGTTTAATATTATCCACCAATGAATTAAACCAATCTTTAAGTATACTAAAAGATTGGTTACCCAAAAATACAAAGTATTTTGTGTTTGGTTGGGGCAATAGAAAATACTATATGTCATCAAACCCTGGATTATGGACAGGATTGAAAGCGCTTTTTCCATCAAAGAGTGTTATGTTTGTACAAGGATTATCCGAAAATCCCAAACAAATCTTTTCAAATAGCGTCAAAATACGTTGGATTTACCTTTCCCAAATAG encodes:
- a CDS encoding DUF2459 domain-containing protein → MIQKIRHFNVIFIVLILSFLISGCSGGLNISSKSIPKLQSDLAKIDEPVGVIDEGWHTGLILSTNELNQSLSILKDWLPKNTKYFVFGWGNRKYYMSSNPGLWTGLKALFPSKSVMFVQGLSENPKQIFSNSVKIRWIYLSQIELQRLDIYIWDYLTKNSKGRLIALKKGLSGHSYFFASPGIYDAFYTCNTWTLHALHFSGLPINDEAVIFSSQVMSEISTLKSLKHKK
- the flhA gene encoding flagellar biosynthesis protein FlhA, whose amino-acid sequence is MEKELSLMDQITRFSDFLILLAVIIILTVLIVPLPPFLLDFFITISFASALLIFFVSIYTQRPLDISTFPTILLTVTLFRLSLSIATTRAILLHGAQSADAAGEFIKTFGYFVVGGSYVVGFIIFIILVIINFVVITKGAGRVAEVAARFTLDAMPGKQMSIDADLNSGVITEAEAKKRRQEIAKEADFYGAMDGASKFVRGDAIAGLLITFINIIGGIIIGVLQHKMSLSEAASRYTVLTIGDGLVVQLPALIISTAAGIVITKSSSEESLAPDLINQLTKQYKALYLSAAILAILALIPGMPHIILILLAVIFAYLAYSISQKNRAAIEEEEKIVQEQSQAPIVEENIEEAMKINVLELEIGYGLIHLTEETEGANLLNRIKLMRKQLALDIGVIIPSIRIRDNLTLDKNEYIFLIKGIEVGKYRIEPDKLLAMSPAPLKQIEGISTKEPAFNLQAIWIEKEKKNEAILAGYTVVDPVTVIITHITELIKRNIYDIFTRQDASKLLENLKVDYPKVIEELGQYLTLGQVHKVLKNLLKEQVPIRDLLTIFETLADWAPHTKDLDLLTEYVRSALAYHITNKYKDENNVLNVILLGSSAEGILSANIKEESGYSYMNLPPNIADKLIQSTQNQIAKVAEIGIEPIIVTSPRVRRHFKAFLEKFFPRIAVLSYSEITNNVEIKTLGTIEL
- a CDS encoding YggS family pyridoxal phosphate-dependent enzyme gives rise to the protein MENICENLKKIKQELEILNPNVKLIAVSKNFSYLAVKKAYECSQKIFGENRVQEAIEKIELAKADNLDIQWHLIGHLQLNKAKKAVSYFDYIDSVDSIELAEKLDKYAQAQNKIINIMLEINIANDPKKFGFSKNEVLDAAKRIVNFENLKLYGLMCIGPQAQESEIRKAFRDMKSIFEDLKKSICSTLSELSMGMSDDFRIAIQEGSTIIRIGRGIFGERT